The Streptomyces sp. NL15-2K genome contains a region encoding:
- a CDS encoding transglutaminase-like domain-containing protein — translation MTDDLLDHSRPGPLTRLRTEQLDLLEGLPDDPVGICAAVGTLFIQPYDATRLGVPESRIAEKNIRPVSELVAALSVLDAAPLHRARTPEKRVVGTCRHFATLACAVLRARGIPSRARCGFGTYFVEGRGFDHWITEYWNADEHRWVRVDTEHLDKDYVAHPDDLAPGEFLTGGEAWLRYRRGLVDPHTFGTAGTDHAWGPAEISGNAVRDLAALCKREMLNWDEWGRMTEAYEGRTGPEYDELVDTVADACAKEDPAALTRLYAHDHLTVPQDMVG, via the coding sequence ATGACGGATGACCTGCTCGACCACTCCCGGCCCGGACCTCTCACCCGCCTCCGCACCGAGCAGTTGGACCTGCTGGAAGGGCTGCCGGACGATCCGGTCGGCATCTGCGCCGCCGTAGGGACACTGTTCATCCAGCCGTACGACGCCACCCGACTCGGCGTTCCGGAGAGCCGGATCGCGGAGAAGAACATCCGCCCGGTGAGCGAGCTGGTCGCGGCGCTGAGCGTGCTCGACGCCGCCCCGCTGCACCGGGCCCGGACGCCCGAGAAGCGGGTGGTGGGCACCTGCCGCCACTTCGCCACCCTCGCCTGCGCGGTGCTGCGCGCGCGGGGAATCCCCTCCCGGGCCCGCTGCGGCTTCGGCACCTACTTCGTGGAGGGGCGCGGCTTCGATCACTGGATCACCGAGTACTGGAACGCCGACGAGCACCGCTGGGTGCGCGTCGACACCGAGCATCTGGACAAGGACTACGTCGCACACCCCGACGACCTCGCGCCGGGCGAGTTCCTGACCGGGGGCGAGGCCTGGCTGCGGTACCGGCGCGGTCTGGTCGACCCGCACACGTTCGGGACGGCCGGCACCGATCACGCCTGGGGGCCCGCCGAGATCAGCGGCAACGCCGTTCGCGATCTGGCCGCGCTGTGCAAGCGGGAGATGCTGAACTGGGACGAGTGGGGCCGTATGACCGAGGCCTACGAGGGCAGGACGGGGCCCGAGTACGACGAACTCGTCGACACCGTGGCCGATGCCTGCGCCAAGGAAGACCCGGCGGCCCTGACGCGCCTGTACGCCCATGACCACCTGACGGTCCCTCAGGACATGGTCGGCTGA
- a CDS encoding CaiB/BaiF CoA-transferase family protein: MSVPQLQLPLSGITVVSLEQAVAAPYATRQLADLGARVIKVERPGDGDFARRYDTTVHGHSSYFVWLNRSKESLTLDLKDPRGREILHQLLGGADVFVQNLAPGAAARLGLGVDVLAERYPRLIPCTISGYGTSGPWADRKAYDLLVQCQTGLVSLTGTAEETARVGISVADIAAGMYAYSGVLTALYTRATTGTAHPVEVSLFEALAEWMGQPAYYTRYGGTQPPRLGTQHATIAPYGAYTAADGKDVLFSIQNEREWVALCTRFLGRPELADDPRFATGSDRVAHREELNAVVAERVARSGAEEILEDLEGIGIACAGVNDIAAFLDHPVLAARDRWREVGVPGGALVRALLPPADLAGLSARMDPVPAVGEHTDAILAELGRTDDDIEALRAAAVI; encoded by the coding sequence ATGAGCGTTCCGCAGCTCCAGCTGCCCCTGTCCGGGATCACGGTGGTCAGCCTGGAGCAGGCCGTGGCCGCTCCCTACGCCACCCGACAACTCGCCGACCTCGGCGCCCGGGTGATCAAGGTGGAGCGGCCGGGCGACGGGGACTTCGCACGCCGTTACGACACGACCGTCCACGGCCACTCCAGCTATTTCGTCTGGCTCAACCGCTCCAAGGAGTCCCTCACGCTGGACCTCAAGGACCCGCGGGGCCGCGAGATCCTGCACCAACTCCTGGGCGGTGCCGACGTGTTCGTCCAGAACCTCGCGCCGGGAGCGGCGGCCCGGCTCGGCCTCGGCGTCGACGTCCTCGCCGAGCGGTACCCGCGGCTGATTCCGTGCACGATCTCCGGTTACGGCACCTCCGGCCCGTGGGCCGACCGCAAGGCGTACGACCTGCTGGTGCAGTGCCAGACCGGTCTGGTGTCGCTGACCGGAACCGCCGAGGAGACCGCCCGGGTCGGGATCTCCGTCGCCGACATCGCCGCGGGGATGTACGCCTACAGCGGTGTCCTCACGGCGCTGTACACACGGGCCACCACCGGCACGGCGCACCCGGTGGAGGTGTCCCTGTTCGAGGCGCTGGCGGAGTGGATGGGCCAGCCGGCCTATTACACGCGGTACGGCGGCACCCAGCCCCCGCGCCTGGGCACCCAGCACGCGACCATCGCGCCGTACGGCGCCTACACCGCCGCCGACGGCAAGGACGTGCTGTTCTCCATCCAGAACGAGCGCGAGTGGGTCGCCCTGTGCACCCGCTTCCTCGGCCGGCCGGAACTGGCCGACGACCCGCGCTTCGCCACCGGTTCCGACCGCGTCGCCCACCGCGAGGAGCTCAACGCCGTCGTCGCCGAACGCGTCGCCCGCTCCGGCGCCGAGGAGATCCTCGAGGACCTGGAGGGGATCGGCATCGCGTGCGCGGGGGTGAACGACATCGCCGCGTTCCTCGACCATCCGGTCCTGGCCGCCCGCGACCGCTGGCGCGAGGTGGGCGTGCCCGGCGGCGCCCTGGTGCGGGCGCTGCTTCCGCCGGCCGACCTGGCGGGACTGTCCGCCCGTATGGACCCCGTACCGGCGGTCGGCGAACACACCGATGCGATCCTCGCGGAACTCGGCCGCACCGACGACGACATCGAGGCGCTGCGCGCCGCCGCGGTGATCTGA
- a CDS encoding helix-turn-helix transcriptional regulator, with product MTATELGQALRRWRDRVAPETAGLPTGGHRRAAGLRREELALLAGISVDYVTRLEQGRATNPSGQIVEALGRALRLSGDERAHLFRLAGLVPPGPETVPGYITPSVQRLLDRLVDTPVGVSDAAMTLLLANPMYAALMGDPSGRRGFERNGVWRNFHGAPTRVRHTPEEQRAFEVGMVAELRATAARYPADKELRRLIAELRTTNERFAELWDAGVVGRLESSRKTIEHPHVGTLTLDCDLLRVTGSDLHLLVYTAEPGTEDAERLELLAVLGTQTLVG from the coding sequence ATGACGGCGACGGAACTCGGACAGGCCCTGCGGCGCTGGCGCGACCGTGTGGCCCCCGAGACGGCCGGACTGCCCACCGGCGGCCACCGGCGCGCGGCCGGGCTGCGGCGTGAGGAACTGGCCCTGCTGGCCGGGATCTCCGTCGACTACGTCACCCGCCTCGAACAGGGCCGGGCGACGAACCCGTCCGGGCAGATCGTCGAGGCCCTGGGCCGGGCCCTGCGACTGTCGGGGGACGAGCGCGCCCATCTGTTCCGGCTGGCCGGGCTGGTCCCGCCGGGTCCGGAAACCGTGCCCGGGTACATCACGCCCAGCGTCCAACGGCTGCTCGACAGGCTGGTGGACACCCCCGTCGGTGTCTCCGACGCGGCCATGACCCTGCTCCTGGCCAACCCGATGTACGCGGCGCTGATGGGCGATCCGTCCGGCCGGCGCGGCTTCGAACGCAACGGCGTGTGGCGCAACTTCCACGGTGCGCCCACCCGGGTGCGGCACACACCGGAAGAACAGCGGGCCTTCGAGGTCGGCATGGTCGCCGAACTGCGCGCGACCGCCGCCCGCTATCCCGCCGACAAGGAACTGCGCCGCCTGATCGCCGAGTTGCGCACCACCAACGAGCGGTTCGCCGAACTGTGGGACGCGGGCGTCGTCGGCCGGCTCGAATCGTCGCGCAAGACGATCGAGCACCCGCACGTGGGCACGCTGACGCTGGACTGCGACCTGCTCAGGGTGACGGGCAGTGACCTGCACCTCCTGGTCTACACGGCCGAACCCGGCACCGAGGACGCCGAGCGCCTGGAGCTGCTCGCCGTCCTCGGCACCCAGACGCTCGTCGGCTAA
- a CDS encoding MarR family transcriptional regulator: MTATDPALTALAQGWCALSLLHGKIEAHIERALQAGHDLSVREYSLLDVLSRQHDGVGGHLQMKQVADAVVLSQSATTRLVTRLEDRGLLSRYLCPTDRRGIYTDVTEAGLELLGEARPTNEAALREALDEAARNPELAPLVRAVETLRVPA; encoded by the coding sequence ATGACCGCCACAGACCCGGCGCTGACCGCCCTCGCGCAGGGCTGGTGCGCCCTGTCCCTGCTGCACGGGAAGATCGAGGCCCACATCGAGCGCGCTCTGCAGGCGGGCCACGACCTGAGCGTGCGCGAGTACTCCCTGCTGGACGTGCTCAGCCGCCAGCACGACGGAGTGGGCGGCCATCTGCAGATGAAGCAGGTCGCCGACGCGGTCGTCCTGAGTCAGAGCGCGACCACCCGCTTGGTGACCCGCCTCGAGGACCGCGGGCTGCTGTCCCGCTATCTGTGCCCCACGGACCGCCGCGGCATCTACACCGACGTCACCGAGGCGGGCCTCGAGCTGCTCGGAGAGGCCCGTCCCACGAACGAGGCCGCCCTGCGGGAGGCACTCGACGAGGCCGCCCGCAATCCCGAGCTCGCCCCGCTCGTACGAGCCGTGGAGACCTTGCGCGTCCCCGCCTGA
- a CDS encoding MFS transporter, with amino-acid sequence MPLALLALAIGAFGIGTTEFVIMGVLPEVADDFGVSIPTAGWLVSGYALGVVFGAPLLTVLGTKVSRKKMLMSLMGLFVLGNAVSAFAPSFGVMLVGRVVASLAHGAFFGIGSVVAADLVAPQKKASAISLMFMGLTVANIVGVPLGTYIGQAAGWRVTFTLVAALGVVGLLGVAGLVPEAGRPETADVRAEFAAFRNVQVWLAMAMTVLGYGGVFAAITYITPMMTEVAGYSAGAVTWLLVLFGAGMFLGNLVGGRFADRALMPMLFTALAALSLALLLFTATAHDKVLAAITLTLIGALGFATVPPLQKWVLDQASAAPTLASAANIGAFNLGNALASWLGGLVITAGLGYTSPNWVGALLAGTALLLSFLAASLDRRGRSAAGRVVAKSEGAEPADTSASVPTAVRH; translated from the coding sequence ATGCCCCTCGCGCTCCTGGCCCTCGCCATCGGGGCTTTCGGTATCGGCACCACCGAGTTCGTGATCATGGGCGTTCTGCCCGAGGTAGCCGACGACTTCGGCGTGTCGATCCCCACCGCCGGCTGGCTCGTCTCGGGCTACGCCCTCGGCGTCGTCTTCGGCGCACCCCTGCTGACCGTCCTGGGCACGAAGGTCTCCCGCAAGAAGATGCTCATGTCCCTCATGGGCCTGTTCGTCCTCGGCAACGCGGTGTCCGCGTTCGCTCCGTCCTTCGGCGTGATGCTCGTCGGCCGGGTCGTCGCCTCGCTCGCCCATGGCGCCTTCTTCGGCATCGGCTCCGTGGTCGCCGCCGATCTGGTCGCACCGCAGAAGAAGGCCTCGGCCATCTCGCTGATGTTCATGGGGCTGACCGTCGCCAACATCGTCGGCGTCCCGCTGGGCACCTACATCGGCCAGGCCGCGGGCTGGCGCGTCACCTTCACCCTCGTCGCCGCGCTCGGCGTCGTCGGCCTGCTCGGTGTGGCCGGGCTCGTGCCCGAAGCGGGCCGCCCCGAGACCGCGGACGTCCGCGCCGAGTTCGCCGCCTTCCGCAACGTACAGGTCTGGCTGGCGATGGCGATGACGGTCCTCGGCTACGGCGGTGTGTTCGCCGCGATCACCTACATCACGCCGATGATGACCGAGGTCGCCGGTTACTCGGCCGGGGCGGTCACCTGGCTACTGGTCCTCTTCGGCGCGGGCATGTTCCTGGGCAACCTGGTGGGCGGCCGGTTCGCCGACCGCGCCCTGATGCCCATGCTCTTCACCGCCCTCGCCGCGCTGTCCCTGGCCCTGCTGCTGTTCACGGCCACCGCTCACGACAAGGTGCTCGCCGCGATCACCCTCACGCTGATCGGCGCGCTGGGCTTCGCGACCGTGCCGCCGCTGCAGAAGTGGGTGCTCGACCAGGCCTCGGCGGCCCCCACGCTGGCCTCCGCCGCCAACATCGGCGCCTTCAACCTCGGCAACGCGCTGGCCTCCTGGCTCGGCGGCCTCGTCATCACCGCCGGCCTCGGCTACACGTCGCCCAACTGGGTGGGCGCACTCCTCGCCGGCACCGCGCTACTGCTGTCCTTCCTCGCGGCGTCCCTCGACCGCCGTGGCCGGTCGGCCGCCGGGCGGGTCGTGGCGAAGTCCGAGGGGGCCGAGCCGGCCGACACGTCCGCGAGCGTGCCTACCGCCGTACGGCACTGA
- a CDS encoding NADP-dependent oxidoreductase, which translates to MKAMTLQQYGQPEDLKLTDHPDPKVAPGEVLVRVKAAGVNPVDWKLGEGLLDALMETRFPMIPGWDVAGVVERVGLDVEEFAPGDEVYGYVRKDSVQLGTYAELVSAHVRLLARKPASLTWEQAAGVPLAGLTAYQSAKRVGVGAGETVLVHAAAGGVGMFGVQIAAALGARVIGTASERNHDFVRELGGEPVTYGDGLVDRIRALAPDGVDAALDFVGGEAVGVSRQVLKSPERVASIVDTDALEKGGHYVWVRPDPADLAALAELADQGRLTVHIDRALPLSEAAEAWRISRDGHTRGKLVLTVGER; encoded by the coding sequence ATGAAGGCCATGACACTGCAGCAGTACGGTCAGCCCGAAGATCTGAAACTGACGGACCACCCGGACCCGAAGGTCGCCCCCGGCGAGGTTCTCGTCCGCGTGAAGGCCGCCGGTGTGAACCCGGTGGACTGGAAGCTCGGTGAGGGACTCCTCGACGCCCTCATGGAGACGCGCTTCCCGATGATCCCCGGCTGGGACGTGGCCGGAGTCGTCGAGCGGGTGGGACTGGACGTGGAGGAGTTCGCGCCCGGCGACGAGGTGTACGGCTACGTCCGCAAGGACTCCGTGCAGCTCGGCACCTACGCCGAACTGGTTTCCGCACACGTGCGCCTGCTGGCGCGCAAGCCGGCCTCGCTCACCTGGGAGCAGGCCGCCGGAGTGCCGCTGGCCGGCCTGACCGCCTACCAGTCCGCCAAGCGTGTCGGTGTCGGCGCCGGCGAGACCGTCCTGGTCCACGCTGCGGCCGGCGGGGTCGGCATGTTCGGCGTCCAGATCGCCGCCGCGCTCGGCGCCCGCGTCATCGGAACCGCGAGCGAACGCAACCACGACTTCGTGCGTGAGCTGGGAGGCGAGCCCGTGACGTACGGCGACGGGCTCGTCGACCGGATCCGCGCGCTGGCCCCGGACGGCGTCGACGCGGCGCTCGACTTCGTCGGCGGCGAAGCGGTGGGCGTCTCGCGGCAGGTCCTGAAGAGTCCCGAGCGGGTGGCGTCCATCGTCGACACGGACGCGTTGGAGAAGGGCGGCCACTACGTGTGGGTGCGCCCCGACCCGGCCGATCTGGCGGCGCTCGCCGAGTTGGCCGACCAGGGGCGGCTGACCGTGCACATCGACCGGGCGCTGCCGCTGTCCGAGGCCGCGGAGGCCTGGCGCATCAGCCGCGACGGCCACACCCGCGGCAAGCTGGTGCTGACGGTCGGCGAGCGCTGA
- a CDS encoding SDR family NAD(P)-dependent oxidoreductase, translating into MTTTLITGANKGLGFETARRLVAAGHTVYVGSRNAERGRRAAERLGARFLHLDVTDDASVEAAAKSVEADGGLDVLVNNAGIEARGEGNTVIGAADVTADQMSTVFDTNVFGVVRVTHAFLPLLRRSASPVVVNVSSGLASLTAVSDLNTPAYAYPGVAYPASKATVNMITVQYAKAFPAMRINAVEPGFTATDLNGNTGTQTVEEGAEIIVRMAQLGADGPTGGYFDADGPLPW; encoded by the coding sequence ATGACGACAACACTGATCACCGGAGCGAACAAGGGGCTGGGCTTCGAGACCGCCCGCCGACTCGTCGCAGCAGGTCACACCGTCTACGTCGGAAGCCGGAACGCCGAACGCGGACGCCGGGCCGCCGAGCGACTCGGCGCCCGGTTCCTCCACCTCGATGTCACCGACGACGCCTCCGTCGAGGCCGCGGCGAAGAGCGTCGAGGCCGACGGTGGGCTCGACGTCCTGGTCAACAACGCCGGAATAGAGGCGAGGGGAGAGGGCAACACCGTGATCGGCGCCGCCGATGTGACCGCCGACCAGATGAGCACGGTCTTCGACACGAACGTCTTCGGCGTGGTCCGCGTCACCCACGCGTTCCTGCCACTGCTGCGGCGTTCGGCGTCGCCGGTCGTGGTCAACGTCAGCAGCGGCCTGGCCTCGCTGACCGCGGTCTCCGACCTGAACACACCGGCGTACGCCTACCCGGGCGTCGCCTATCCGGCCTCGAAGGCCACGGTCAACATGATCACCGTGCAGTACGCGAAGGCGTTCCCGGCCATGCGCATCAACGCCGTGGAGCCCGGCTTCACCGCGACGGACCTGAACGGCAACACGGGCACGCAGACCGTCGAGGAGGGCGCCGAGATCATCGTACGCATGGCCCAGCTGGGCGCCGACGGCCCCACCGGGGGCTACTTCGACGCGGACGGCCCACTGCCCTGGTAG
- a CDS encoding carbohydrate ABC transporter permease encodes MTRTRVPLYGVLVLLLLAFLAPLLWALSGSFKPRGDIFAYPPQPIPDPFTLDNYQRLFSGQPFWRWFLMSTVVALVATTVSVFVCALAGYGFAKFRFAGKRLLFGVMFSSLSIPFAVILVPLFVILVKTGLGSPWFALIVPWVAPAFGIFMMQQYIVQSVPDSVLEAARIDGASEFGIFRTIVLPLLRPSLGALAVWQFLQSYNSFLWPLVLVSDSSQYTLPLGLQTLFVSEQRQYDLVLAGAVIAVVPAVALFVLLRKQLLEGLSTGVVKG; translated from the coding sequence ATGACGCGCACACGTGTGCCTCTCTACGGCGTACTGGTCCTGCTGCTCCTGGCCTTCCTCGCCCCGCTGCTGTGGGCGCTGAGCGGCTCGTTCAAGCCGCGCGGCGACATCTTCGCCTACCCGCCGCAGCCGATCCCCGACCCGTTCACCCTCGACAACTACCAGCGCCTGTTCTCCGGGCAGCCGTTCTGGCGCTGGTTCCTGATGAGCACGGTGGTCGCCCTCGTCGCCACCACCGTGTCCGTCTTCGTCTGCGCGCTGGCCGGCTACGGCTTCGCCAAGTTCCGCTTCGCCGGCAAACGGCTGCTGTTCGGCGTGATGTTCAGCTCGCTGTCCATCCCGTTCGCGGTGATCCTCGTGCCGCTGTTCGTGATCCTGGTCAAGACCGGCCTGGGCAGCCCGTGGTTCGCGCTGATCGTGCCCTGGGTGGCGCCCGCGTTCGGGATCTTCATGATGCAGCAGTACATCGTGCAGTCCGTCCCGGACTCCGTGCTGGAGGCCGCCCGCATCGACGGGGCGAGCGAGTTCGGCATCTTCCGGACCATCGTGCTGCCCCTGCTGCGGCCCTCGCTCGGCGCGCTCGCCGTGTGGCAGTTCCTGCAGAGCTACAACAGCTTCCTGTGGCCGCTGGTGCTGGTCTCCGACAGCTCCCAGTACACCCTGCCGCTCGGCCTGCAGACCCTGTTCGTGTCGGAACAGCGGCAGTACGACCTCGTGCTCGCCGGAGCCGTCATCGCCGTCGTCCCCGCCGTCGCCCTGTTCGTCCTGCTGCGCAAGCAGCTCCTCGAAGGCCTGTCCACGGGTGTGGTCAAGGGCTGA
- a CDS encoding beta-galactosidase, whose translation MFELPRRVLFGAAYYHEYQPYDRLKDDLDQMAEARFTVIRVGESVWSTWEPTSGRFDLDWLQPVLDGAHERGISVILGTPTYAVPPWLARQYPEIAGEGRTGERIGWGARQEVDITHPAFRFHAERIIRKIVARYADHPAVIGYQVDNEPGLHLLHNHGVFQRFTDELRDRYGDVETLNREWGLVYWSHRLSTWADLWTPDGNVQPQYDLAWRRFQAKLVTEFIAGQAEIVREYARPGQFVTTCISYDRPGVEDDKLTERLDVTAGNPYYTMQDALELPDRGRSGQDWTTNGTWALYRSADRMYASRQEPFLVTETNAQAISYPWNNRPAYDGQWRQAAWALISRGASMIEYWHWHTLHFGAETYWGGILPHNGRPGRVYRELAALGQELETAGDLVASLTPDADVAFLYDGPSKWALQAQPPLATADGGPDGRSYERIFDAFYRGAFDAGLQARVLHPGQLPDSELPPVLVAPGFYAADDETLDRLKAYAEAGGHLVLGPRTAYGDTEARARTDAQPARLAEAAGVTYDEFSNLGEPLTVTGTATLPLPPEARALHWADGLQPQGAEELATYEHPHFGRWPAATTHRHGAGRITHVGTVPDPAFARALLAWAAPAHAWRPTHPSITSTAATARDGRRVRFLHNWSWQPVTVPVPAAVRDVLSDATYADEVPLGAWDVKVLAEERP comes from the coding sequence ATGTTCGAGCTTCCTCGCCGAGTCCTGTTCGGCGCCGCCTACTACCACGAGTACCAGCCGTACGACCGACTGAAGGACGACCTCGACCAGATGGCCGAGGCCCGCTTCACCGTGATCCGGGTCGGCGAGTCCGTGTGGTCGACCTGGGAGCCTACGAGCGGCCGCTTCGACCTCGACTGGCTGCAGCCGGTCCTGGACGGGGCGCACGAGCGGGGCATCTCCGTGATCCTCGGGACGCCGACGTACGCGGTGCCGCCGTGGCTGGCCCGGCAGTACCCGGAGATCGCGGGGGAGGGGCGCACCGGTGAGCGCATCGGCTGGGGCGCCCGGCAGGAGGTCGACATCACCCACCCGGCGTTCCGCTTCCACGCCGAGCGGATCATCCGGAAGATCGTCGCCCGGTACGCCGACCACCCGGCTGTGATCGGCTACCAGGTCGACAACGAACCCGGCCTCCATCTCCTCCACAACCACGGCGTCTTCCAGCGCTTCACCGACGAACTGCGCGACCGGTACGGGGACGTGGAGACCCTCAACCGCGAGTGGGGCCTGGTCTACTGGTCGCACCGGCTGTCCACCTGGGCCGACCTGTGGACCCCGGACGGCAACGTCCAGCCGCAGTACGACCTGGCCTGGCGGCGTTTCCAGGCGAAGCTCGTCACCGAGTTCATCGCCGGGCAGGCGGAGATCGTGCGCGAGTACGCCCGCCCCGGCCAGTTCGTCACCACCTGCATCTCCTACGACCGCCCGGGCGTCGAGGACGACAAGCTGACCGAGCGGCTCGACGTCACGGCCGGCAACCCCTACTACACGATGCAGGACGCCCTGGAACTGCCCGACCGGGGTCGATCCGGCCAGGACTGGACGACCAACGGCACCTGGGCGCTGTACCGCAGCGCCGACCGCATGTACGCCTCCCGCCAGGAGCCCTTCCTGGTGACGGAGACCAACGCGCAGGCCATCAGCTATCCCTGGAACAACCGCCCGGCCTACGACGGCCAGTGGCGCCAGGCCGCCTGGGCGCTGATCTCCCGGGGCGCCTCGATGATCGAGTACTGGCACTGGCACACCCTGCACTTCGGGGCGGAGACCTACTGGGGCGGCATCCTCCCGCACAACGGACGCCCCGGCCGTGTGTACCGCGAACTCGCCGCGCTGGGCCAGGAGTTGGAGACGGCGGGTGACCTGGTGGCCTCCCTCACCCCGGACGCGGACGTGGCCTTCCTGTACGACGGTCCCAGCAAGTGGGCGCTCCAGGCCCAGCCGCCGCTGGCCACCGCCGACGGAGGTCCGGACGGGCGGTCGTACGAGAGGATCTTCGACGCCTTCTACCGGGGCGCCTTCGACGCCGGCCTCCAGGCTCGCGTCCTCCACCCCGGCCAACTGCCGGACAGCGAACTGCCTCCCGTGCTGGTCGCGCCAGGCTTCTACGCGGCCGACGACGAGACCCTCGACCGGCTGAAGGCCTACGCCGAGGCGGGCGGCCACCTGGTGCTGGGCCCTCGCACGGCCTACGGCGACACCGAGGCCAGGGCACGCACCGACGCGCAGCCCGCTCGTCTGGCCGAGGCGGCCGGCGTGACGTACGACGAGTTCAGCAACCTCGGCGAACCGCTGACCGTGACCGGCACGGCAACCCTGCCGCTCCCGCCCGAGGCCCGTGCCCTGCACTGGGCCGACGGCCTCCAGCCGCAAGGCGCCGAGGAGTTGGCCACGTACGAACACCCGCACTTCGGCCGCTGGCCCGCCGCCACCACCCACCGGCACGGCGCCGGACGGATCACCCACGTCGGCACCGTCCCCGATCCCGCCTTCGCCCGCGCCCTGCTGGCGTGGGCCGCCCCGGCCCACGCCTGGCGCCCGACCCACCCGAGCATCACCTCGACCGCGGCCACCGCACGGGACGGCCGCCGGGTCCGCTTCCTGCACAACTGGTCGTGGCAGCCGGTGACGGTGCCCGTTCCGGCGGCCGTACGGGACGTGCTGTCGGATGCCACCTATGCCGACGAGGTTCCCCTGGGCGCCTGGGACGTCAAGGTCCTCGCGGAGGAACGGCCTTAG
- a CDS encoding sugar ABC transporter permease, with protein MTTAIAGRARKADERKGPADTAHRPRGPWAPYLFISPFYLLYVLFMLVPVVVSLWLSLTEWVGLGTPHWVGLRNYRLLLTDISFHRALGNTAVFVLVAVCVVVPPALLIAQVLNTRGLRARDLWRTAYFVPIVVSPILVALIFGLLFDRQFGLINSVLRALFGTGGVDWLGDPSLAKVSIALVMLWRWTGYLTVFFLAGLQNVPRELYEAAALDGAGRLRVFTTVTLPALKPVTAFVVVTSFIGAAQIFEEPYLLTGGGPAESTLSVTMFIYRAAFQRQQFGYAAAAAVVLFVLVFGLSQLFNRLLGIGRATS; from the coding sequence ATGACCACCGCCATCGCGGGCCGGGCCCGCAAAGCCGACGAGCGCAAGGGGCCGGCCGACACCGCTCACCGCCCGCGCGGACCCTGGGCGCCGTACCTCTTCATCTCGCCCTTCTATCTCCTCTACGTCCTGTTCATGCTGGTCCCGGTCGTGGTCTCGCTGTGGCTGAGCCTGACCGAATGGGTCGGACTCGGCACCCCGCACTGGGTGGGCCTGCGCAACTACCGCCTCCTGCTCACCGACATCAGCTTCCACCGGGCCCTCGGCAACACGGCCGTCTTCGTGCTCGTCGCGGTCTGTGTCGTCGTCCCGCCGGCCCTGCTGATCGCCCAGGTCCTCAACACCCGCGGTCTGCGCGCCCGCGATCTGTGGCGCACCGCCTACTTCGTGCCGATCGTCGTCTCCCCGATCCTCGTCGCGCTCATCTTCGGCCTGCTGTTCGACCGGCAATTCGGCCTCATCAACTCGGTGCTGCGCGCCCTATTCGGCACCGGCGGCGTCGATTGGCTCGGCGATCCGAGCCTGGCCAAGGTGAGCATCGCCCTGGTCATGCTGTGGCGCTGGACGGGCTACCTCACCGTCTTCTTCCTCGCCGGACTCCAGAACGTGCCGAGGGAGTTGTACGAGGCCGCCGCGCTCGACGGTGCCGGACGTCTGCGCGTCTTCACCACCGTCACCCTTCCGGCGCTGAAGCCGGTGACGGCGTTCGTCGTCGTCACCTCCTTCATCGGCGCTGCCCAGATCTTCGAGGAGCCGTACCTGCTGACCGGCGGCGGACCGGCCGAGTCCACCCTCTCGGTGACGATGTTCATCTACCGGGCCGCCTTCCAGCGCCAGCAGTTCGGCTACGCGGCCGCCGCGGCCGTGGTGTTGTTCGTCCTCGTCTTCGGCCTCAGCCAGCTCTTCAACCGTCTCCTCGGCATCGGGAGGGCCACCTCATGA